A single genomic interval of Streptomyces sp. 1222.5 harbors:
- a CDS encoding FtsK/SpoIIIE domain-containing protein: MADTVRVLLPVLLVLVALLVLRRRMPVLFWWLVGYPVVVVRMLISYRATMDACGLTVPASAVRRATARMMGRQAAPVPPRHSFPLPTGSGLVMRLRMAAGQAPEDFTASADRLRHAWGAHAVYVLPTKPGRLELRLVGWDVLADVRPSRRRLAAGPLCLPLALREDGRWHSRDFRTVPHELILGATQSGKSVYLRNLLCGLARQSVVLVGIDCKWGVELAPFAPRLSALADNPDRANELLDALLAEMEARFRLIGLSGGAGPEAVLTSDVWGLPDDVRPVPVVVVVDEVAELFLAASKDDEKRRDAMVTKLIRLAQLGRAAGIYLEVCGQRFGSELGKGATMLRAQLTGRVCHRVNDEASANMALADIAPEAALAATSIPAERPGVAIVGDSSGGWSRVRSPHLTLDEAAAVCRDTSGLVPELPRLDSFRPAIALESAGPASPATTAPTARPVTG, encoded by the coding sequence ATGGCTGACACCGTCCGGGTGCTGTTACCGGTCCTGCTGGTCCTGGTCGCGCTGCTGGTGCTGCGCCGGCGGATGCCCGTCTTGTTCTGGTGGCTCGTCGGGTATCCGGTCGTCGTGGTGCGAATGCTCATCTCGTACCGGGCGACGATGGACGCCTGCGGCCTGACGGTTCCGGCGTCGGCCGTTCGCCGGGCCACGGCCCGGATGATGGGGCGGCAGGCGGCTCCCGTACCGCCTCGCCACTCGTTCCCGCTGCCGACCGGGTCCGGTCTCGTGATGCGGCTCCGTATGGCGGCCGGGCAGGCGCCCGAAGACTTCACCGCCTCGGCCGACCGGCTTCGGCACGCCTGGGGCGCCCACGCGGTGTACGTGCTCCCCACAAAACCGGGGCGGCTCGAACTGCGTCTGGTCGGCTGGGATGTACTCGCCGACGTACGGCCCTCCCGCCGTCGGCTGGCGGCCGGTCCGCTCTGCCTTCCGCTCGCGCTGCGGGAAGACGGCCGATGGCATTCAAGGGACTTCCGTACCGTGCCGCACGAACTGATCCTCGGCGCCACCCAGTCCGGCAAATCCGTCTACCTGCGCAACTTGCTGTGCGGCCTGGCCCGCCAATCGGTCGTCCTCGTGGGCATTGACTGCAAATGGGGCGTCGAACTCGCTCCGTTCGCACCCCGGTTGTCCGCGCTCGCTGACAACCCGGACCGGGCGAACGAACTCCTCGATGCCCTGCTGGCGGAGATGGAAGCACGGTTCCGCCTCATCGGCCTTAGCGGCGGGGCCGGCCCGGAGGCGGTGCTCACCTCGGACGTGTGGGGGCTGCCGGATGACGTACGGCCGGTGCCGGTCGTAGTCGTCGTGGACGAGGTGGCGGAACTCTTCCTCGCTGCGAGCAAGGACGACGAGAAGCGGCGGGACGCGATGGTCACCAAGCTGATCCGCCTCGCCCAACTCGGCCGCGCCGCCGGCATCTATCTGGAGGTGTGCGGACAGCGCTTCGGCTCCGAACTCGGCAAGGGTGCCACCATGCTCCGCGCCCAGTTGACCGGACGGGTCTGCCACCGGGTCAACGACGAGGCGTCGGCGAACATGGCGCTGGCCGACATCGCCCCTGAAGCGGCCCTGGCCGCTACCTCCATCCCGGCCGAACGGCCCGGCGTCGCGATCGTCGGTGACTCCTCTGGCGGCTGGTCCCGCGTCCGCTCGCCTCACCTGACCCTCGACGAGGCGGCGGCCGTGTGCCGCGACACCTCCGGCCTGGTGCCGGAACTGCCCCGGCTCGACTCCTTCCGGCCCGCCATCGCCCTGGAGTCCGCCGGCCCGGCCTCACCTGCCACTACCGCGCCCACAGCTCGCCCGGTGACCGGGTAG
- a CDS encoding mobile element transfer protein, translating to MHRRFRNVRRIGPVNVASYLDRGKNRHLAACTAPRCDFSAEYDSRAAAELAARTHRCSA from the coding sequence ATGCACCGGCGTTTCCGCAACGTCCGTCGTATCGGCCCGGTGAACGTCGCCTCCTACCTCGACCGCGGAAAGAACCGCCACCTGGCCGCCTGCACAGCGCCCCGCTGCGACTTCTCCGCCGAGTACGACAGCCGCGCCGCCGCCGAACTCGCCGCCCGCACCCACCGCTGTTCGGCCTGA
- the lysA gene encoding diaminopimelate decarboxylase — translation MSRSAHPAGPRHADVLPEGHYSAPPADLNVLDRKVWAQTVTRGADGVVSVGGIDVNRLAEEFGTPAYILDEADFRARARAWRTAFGTDADVFYAGKAFLSRAVVRWLNEEGLNLDVCSGGELATALSAGMPADRIAFHGNNKSVAEITRAVEAGVGRIVLDSFQEIVRVAHVAQSLGKRQKVQIRITVGVEAHTHEFIATAHEDQKFGIPLAGGQAAEAVRRALQLDGLELIGIHSHIGSQIFDMSGFEVAAHRVVGLLKAIRDEHGVELPEIDLGGGLGIAYTSDDDPREPHEIAKALTEIVGRECEAARLRTPRISVEPGRAVVGPTAFTLYEVGTVKPLEGLRTYVSVDGGMSDNIRTALYDAEYSVALVSRTSDAEPMLVRVVGKHCESGDIVVKDAFLPADLAPGDLIALPATGAYCRSMASNYNHVLRPPVIAVKDGEARVIVRRETEDDLLRLDVG, via the coding sequence ATGAGCCGTTCCGCGCACCCCGCCGGGCCCCGCCACGCCGACGTCCTTCCCGAGGGGCACTACTCCGCGCCGCCCGCCGATCTCAACGTCCTCGACCGCAAGGTGTGGGCCCAGACGGTCACGCGCGGCGCCGACGGCGTCGTCAGCGTCGGCGGGATCGACGTCAACCGGCTCGCCGAGGAGTTCGGCACCCCCGCGTACATCCTCGACGAGGCCGATTTCCGGGCCCGGGCCCGCGCCTGGCGCACCGCCTTCGGGACCGACGCCGACGTCTTCTACGCCGGGAAGGCCTTCCTCTCGCGTGCCGTCGTGCGCTGGCTGAACGAGGAGGGCCTGAACCTGGACGTGTGCTCCGGCGGCGAGCTGGCCACCGCCCTGTCCGCCGGCATGCCCGCCGACCGGATCGCCTTCCACGGCAACAACAAGTCGGTCGCGGAGATCACGCGGGCCGTCGAGGCCGGAGTGGGGCGCATCGTCCTCGACTCCTTCCAGGAGATCGTGCGGGTCGCCCATGTCGCGCAGTCCCTCGGAAAGCGGCAGAAGGTCCAGATCCGGATCACCGTCGGCGTCGAGGCGCACACGCACGAGTTCATCGCCACCGCGCACGAGGACCAGAAGTTCGGCATTCCGCTCGCCGGCGGCCAGGCCGCGGAGGCGGTGCGGCGGGCGCTGCAGCTGGACGGGCTCGAACTGATCGGCATCCACTCCCACATCGGCTCGCAGATCTTCGACATGTCCGGGTTCGAGGTCGCCGCCCACCGGGTCGTCGGGCTGCTGAAGGCCATCCGCGACGAGCACGGCGTCGAACTGCCGGAGATCGACCTCGGTGGCGGCCTCGGCATCGCCTACACCAGCGACGACGACCCCCGGGAGCCGCACGAGATCGCCAAGGCGCTCACGGAGATCGTCGGCCGGGAGTGCGAGGCCGCCCGGCTGCGCACGCCCCGGATCTCCGTCGAGCCCGGTCGTGCCGTCGTCGGGCCGACCGCGTTCACGCTGTACGAGGTCGGCACGGTCAAGCCGCTGGAGGGGCTGCGGACGTACGTCTCCGTCGACGGCGGCATGTCCGACAACATCCGGACCGCGCTGTACGACGCCGAGTACAGCGTCGCCCTGGTCTCGCGCACCTCGGACGCCGAGCCGATGCTCGTGCGTGTCGTCGGCAAGCACTGCGAGAGCGGGGACATCGTGGTCAAGGACGCGTTCCTGCCGGCCGACCTGGCACCGGGTGACCTGATCGCCCTGCCGGCCACCGGCGCGTACTGCCGGTCCATGGCGAGCAACTACAACCACGTGCTCCGGCCGCCCGTGATCGCCGTGAAGGACGGCGAGGCCCGGGTGATCGTGCGGCGCGAGACGGAGGACGACCTCCTGCGTCTCGACGTCGGGTGA
- a CDS encoding integrase, producing MNVALASQPADPGRENEDFAAAAFGAAVLLDGAGVAGAETGCVHGIAWFSSTLGGLLLADIAAQSARPLADCLADSIRAVRSLHEDTCDLTYRASPTSTVVAVRADAATLEYLVLGDSTLLLAETDGSTAAITDQRLDDVGKRLRGPVDAVPTGSPAHSAALAEYRDALTGLRNRPGGFWIAGPDPQAAEHALTGTVPLDSLASVTLLSDGATRLVDSFELADWKAALGLLHSSGPDGLIGRVRAAEAGDPDGRRWPRGKARDDATVLHWVLP from the coding sequence GTGAACGTCGCCCTCGCCTCGCAGCCAGCTGATCCGGGACGGGAAAACGAGGACTTTGCCGCAGCCGCCTTTGGCGCGGCCGTCCTCCTCGACGGCGCCGGCGTGGCCGGTGCGGAGACCGGATGCGTACACGGCATCGCCTGGTTCTCCTCCACGCTGGGCGGCCTGCTGCTGGCTGACATCGCGGCGCAATCCGCCCGGCCGCTCGCCGACTGTCTCGCCGACTCGATCCGCGCTGTCCGCTCCCTGCACGAGGACACATGTGACCTGACCTATCGAGCCAGTCCGACCAGTACGGTCGTCGCTGTCCGGGCCGATGCGGCAACTCTGGAGTACCTCGTTCTCGGCGACTCGACCCTCCTCCTCGCCGAGACGGACGGGAGTACGGCCGCCATCACCGACCAGCGTTTGGACGACGTGGGCAAGCGCCTGCGTGGACCGGTCGACGCCGTGCCCACGGGGTCGCCCGCACACTCCGCTGCACTAGCGGAGTACCGGGACGCCCTGACCGGCCTGCGCAACCGGCCAGGTGGCTTCTGGATCGCCGGCCCCGATCCGCAGGCAGCCGAGCACGCCCTTACGGGGACGGTGCCGCTTGATTCACTGGCTTCCGTGACGCTGCTGAGCGATGGCGCGACACGCCTCGTCGACAGCTTCGAACTCGCCGACTGGAAAGCCGCGCTGGGCCTCCTTCACTCGTCGGGCCCGGATGGGCTGATCGGTCGCGTACGTGCCGCTGAGGCCGGCGACCCCGACGGTCGGCGCTGGCCGCGTGGCAAGGCGCGCGACGACGCAACCGTCCTCCACTGGGTCCTGCCGTAG
- a CDS encoding SpdD-like protein: MFRPNIPTMPQPTGLATPPAVVEPTTIAPAAPTPPAIVTSASNRPAVQLTPGAMLALIGGGTAVVLVVGAVLVSMLLAVAITATSVAVCAVVMRSLLTRR; this comes from the coding sequence ATGTTCCGCCCGAACATCCCGACCATGCCCCAGCCCACCGGCCTGGCCACCCCGCCCGCCGTCGTCGAACCGACCACCATCGCCCCGGCCGCCCCGACTCCACCGGCCATAGTCACCTCGGCATCGAATCGCCCCGCCGTCCAGCTCACCCCTGGCGCCATGCTCGCGCTCATCGGCGGCGGTACGGCCGTGGTCCTGGTCGTCGGCGCCGTCTTGGTCTCCATGCTCCTCGCCGTCGCCATCACGGCCACCTCCGTGGCCGTCTGCGCCGTCGTCATGCGCTCCCTTCTCACCAGGCGCTGA
- a CDS encoding replication initiator, translating into MRPAAPTGAIRHLVTLAQHGDLSTYARQIQRLGGCERPVRMEGHRLDVHAATGEIVREIVDRDLPAGQLLIRCNNRRATRCAACAEVYRKDTFHLVTAGLSGGKGIGTAVAQHPRVFATFTAPSFGPVHNRPSGGRCRCGRRHLEDDPALGTPLNPDRYDYRAAVLWNAHAGALWARFTTYLRHQLASRAGIGRSALRECLKVSYAKVAEYQRRGAVHFHAVIRLDGPDGAEDAPPAWATTELLTDAIRSAVRLAETPGPVLDGRSYAFCFGEQLDIRPIRSADFAGTSELSSRAVAAYIAKYATKGAETAGTLDRPIRNPITDLIGSGVTDHARRMILTCWHLGALPELEPLRLRKWAHMLGFRGHFSTKSRAYSVTLGALRQERADHNEALARERAAEAGHPLPDPDTVLVLSHWVFAGTGLTAAEHLITHGTGAPTGQADDDTEGALTWTTGATN; encoded by the coding sequence ATGCGTCCCGCGGCTCCGACCGGAGCCATCCGCCACCTGGTCACCCTCGCCCAGCACGGCGACCTCAGCACCTACGCACGGCAAATCCAGCGCCTCGGCGGCTGCGAGCGGCCGGTACGGATGGAGGGCCACCGGCTCGACGTCCATGCCGCAACCGGCGAGATCGTCCGGGAGATCGTGGACCGCGACCTCCCCGCCGGGCAGCTCCTCATCCGCTGCAACAACCGCCGCGCCACCCGGTGCGCCGCCTGCGCCGAGGTGTACCGCAAGGACACCTTCCACCTCGTCACGGCTGGTCTGAGCGGCGGCAAGGGCATCGGCACGGCCGTCGCCCAGCACCCCCGCGTCTTCGCCACCTTCACCGCCCCCTCCTTCGGCCCCGTCCACAACCGGCCGTCGGGCGGTCGGTGCCGCTGCGGTCGGCGGCACCTGGAGGACGACCCCGCCCTGGGCACGCCGCTCAACCCGGACCGGTACGACTACCGCGCGGCCGTCCTGTGGAACGCACACGCAGGCGCGCTGTGGGCCCGCTTCACCACCTACCTGCGTCATCAACTCGCCTCCCGCGCGGGCATCGGACGTTCCGCCCTGCGCGAGTGCCTCAAGGTCTCGTACGCCAAGGTCGCCGAGTACCAGCGGCGCGGCGCCGTGCACTTCCACGCCGTCATCCGCCTCGACGGCCCGGACGGTGCCGAGGATGCCCCGCCGGCCTGGGCCACAACCGAATTGCTCACCGACGCGATCCGCTCGGCGGTCCGTCTCGCCGAAACCCCCGGCCCCGTCCTCGACGGCCGGTCGTACGCCTTCTGTTTCGGCGAGCAGCTCGACATCCGTCCCATCCGCTCCGCCGACTTCGCGGGTACCTCGGAGCTGTCCAGCCGCGCAGTGGCCGCCTACATCGCCAAGTACGCCACCAAGGGCGCCGAGACTGCGGGCACCCTCGACCGCCCGATCCGCAACCCCATCACGGATTTGATCGGCTCGGGTGTCACCGACCATGCCCGGCGGATGATCCTCACCTGCTGGCATCTCGGCGCCCTGCCCGAACTCGAGCCCCTGCGTCTGCGCAAGTGGGCCCACATGCTCGGCTTCCGCGGCCACTTCTCCACCAAGTCCCGCGCCTACTCCGTCACCCTCGGCGCCCTTCGCCAGGAGCGCGCCGACCACAACGAGGCCCTGGCCCGCGAACGCGCGGCCGAAGCCGGCCACCCGTTGCCCGACCCGGACACCGTCCTCGTCCTCTCGCACTGGGTCTTCGCAGGGACGGGCCTAACTGCGGCGGAACACCTCATCACTCACGGCACTGGCGCCCCGACAGGCCAGGCAGACGACGACACGGAAGGAGCGCTGACATGGACCACCGGCGCGACGAACTGA
- a CDS encoding AlpA family transcriptional regulator has translation MDHRRDELMTVPQILTELGGVSRRTFYRWRELGQGPAAFKLPNGELRVWRADFAAWLRQLEAAA, from the coding sequence ATGGACCACCGGCGCGACGAACTGATGACCGTCCCGCAGATCCTCACGGAGCTGGGTGGGGTGTCTCGCCGCACCTTCTACCGGTGGCGTGAACTGGGGCAAGGGCCAGCTGCGTTCAAGCTGCCCAACGGCGAGCTCCGCGTGTGGCGTGCTGACTTCGCCGCTTGGCTGCGGCAGCTGGAGGCGGCGGCGTGA
- a CDS encoding tyrosine-type recombinase/integrase, translating to MKSLDVKVWGVRKRNTKNPSYDVRWMVAGKVFSEQFRTKGLADHYRSKLLRATHAGEEFDTVAGLPESMVEKAASMTWYAFALKYLAMKWPHAAPNTRNGINEALTAVTLTLLGERPGQPSEELLRKALRNWAFVLPGPDERELPTEVANALHWVAKASRPLSDLGDAAIGRAVLDSLRLKLDGTAAAAETVRRKRRTLVNALHYAVDLGEFKENPITGIRWKKPKVAGEVDPRVVANPEQARTLLTAVSYVGGYSRARGRRLVGLFALMYYGALRPAEAVGLTMADVKLPETGWGTVLLNRTRPSVGKQWTDSGETHDDRGLKNRPAEEVRIVPIPPQLVAILRRHLDTFGTAEDGRMFTNERGGVVGSSTYYRVWQEARALALPPAAVASPLAARPYDLRHSALSTWLNSGVDPTEVAERAGNSVEVLLGRYAKCIDGRQEIANRKIEELLREYE from the coding sequence GTGAAGTCTCTAGACGTGAAGGTGTGGGGCGTCCGCAAGCGGAACACCAAGAATCCGTCCTATGACGTCCGGTGGATGGTCGCCGGAAAGGTCTTCTCCGAGCAGTTCCGCACCAAAGGGCTGGCAGACCACTACCGGTCCAAGCTGCTCCGGGCTACCCATGCCGGCGAAGAGTTCGACACGGTGGCGGGGCTACCGGAATCGATGGTCGAGAAGGCGGCCTCGATGACCTGGTACGCCTTCGCTCTGAAGTATCTCGCCATGAAGTGGCCGCACGCGGCGCCGAACACACGCAACGGGATCAATGAAGCGCTGACTGCAGTGACGCTGACCCTTCTCGGCGAGCGTCCGGGGCAGCCGTCCGAGGAACTGCTCAGGAAGGCGCTTCGCAACTGGGCCTTTGTCCTTCCCGGCCCGGACGAGCGTGAATTGCCGACCGAGGTCGCAAACGCTTTGCACTGGGTGGCCAAGGCGTCACGCCCTCTCTCGGACCTCGGGGACGCTGCGATTGGCAGGGCCGTCTTGGACTCGCTCAGGTTGAAGCTCGACGGGACGGCGGCAGCCGCGGAGACCGTCCGTCGCAAGCGTCGGACCCTAGTCAACGCACTGCACTACGCGGTGGACCTGGGGGAGTTCAAAGAGAACCCGATCACGGGTATCCGCTGGAAGAAGCCGAAGGTGGCTGGGGAGGTCGATCCTCGGGTGGTCGCCAATCCCGAGCAGGCTCGGACCCTGCTGACGGCGGTTTCGTACGTAGGTGGGTACAGCCGTGCGCGTGGCCGTCGGCTCGTCGGCCTGTTCGCGCTCATGTACTACGGCGCCCTGCGTCCGGCTGAGGCGGTCGGCCTCACCATGGCGGACGTGAAGCTTCCCGAGACCGGCTGGGGGACAGTCCTTCTGAACCGGACACGTCCCAGTGTCGGCAAGCAGTGGACCGACTCCGGCGAGACCCATGACGACCGCGGTCTGAAGAACCGGCCGGCGGAGGAGGTACGCATCGTGCCGATCCCGCCCCAGCTCGTCGCGATCCTCCGGCGGCACCTCGACACCTTCGGTACCGCCGAGGACGGGCGGATGTTCACCAACGAGCGCGGGGGAGTGGTCGGCTCGTCCACGTACTACCGCGTCTGGCAGGAGGCCCGTGCGCTGGCGCTTCCGCCGGCCGCGGTTGCCTCGCCGCTCGCCGCGCGACCGTACGACCTCCGGCACTCGGCCCTGTCGACCTGGCTCAACTCCGGGGTGGACCCGACCGAGGTCGCCGAACGCGCGGGCAACAGTGTCGAGGTCCTGCTGGGCCGCTACGCCAAGTGCATCGACGGTCGGCAAGAGATCGCCAACCGCAAGATTGAGGAGCTTTTACGCGAGTACGAGTGA
- a CDS encoding homoserine dehydrogenase, translated as MMRTRPLKVALLGCGVVGSEVARIMTTHADDLAQRIGAPVELAGVAVRRPSRVREGIDPALVTTDATALVKRGDIDVVVEVIGGIEPARSLITTAFEHGASVVSANKALLAQDGAALHAAADEHGRDLYYEAAVAGAIPLIRPLRESLAGDKVNRVLGIVNGTTNFILDAMDSTGAGYQEALDEATALGYAEADPTADVEGFDAAAKAAILAGIAFHTRVRLDDVYREGMTEVTAADFRSAKEMGCTIKLLAICERSKDGASVTARVHPAMIPLSHPLASVRGAYNAVFVESDAAGQLMFYGPGAGGAPTASAVLGDLVAVCRNRLNGATGPGESAYAALPVSPMGEVVTRYHISLDVADKPGVLAQVATVFAEHGVSIDTVRQQGKDGEASLVVVTHRASDASLTGTVGALRKLDTVRGVASIMRVEGE; from the coding sequence ATGATGCGTACGCGTCCGCTGAAGGTGGCGCTGCTGGGCTGTGGAGTGGTCGGCTCAGAGGTGGCGCGCATCATGACGACGCACGCCGACGACCTCGCCCAGCGGATCGGCGCCCCGGTCGAGCTCGCCGGGGTGGCCGTGCGGCGCCCGAGCAGGGTGCGTGAGGGCATCGACCCGGCACTCGTGACCACCGACGCCACCGCCCTCGTCAAACGCGGGGACATCGACGTGGTGGTCGAGGTCATCGGCGGCATCGAGCCCGCCCGGTCCCTGATCACCACCGCCTTCGAGCACGGCGCGTCGGTCGTGTCCGCCAACAAGGCCCTGCTCGCCCAGGACGGCGCCGCCCTGCACGCGGCCGCCGACGAGCACGGTCGGGACCTCTACTACGAGGCGGCCGTCGCCGGTGCCATCCCGCTGATCCGCCCGCTGCGCGAGTCGCTCGCCGGGGACAAGGTCAACCGGGTGCTCGGCATCGTCAACGGCACGACCAACTTCATCCTCGACGCGATGGACTCCACCGGGGCCGGGTACCAGGAGGCCCTCGACGAGGCCACCGCCCTCGGGTACGCCGAGGCCGACCCGACCGCCGACGTCGAGGGCTTCGACGCCGCCGCCAAGGCCGCCATCCTCGCCGGGATCGCCTTCCACACCCGCGTGCGTCTCGACGACGTCTACCGCGAGGGCATGACCGAGGTCACCGCCGCCGACTTCCGCTCGGCCAAGGAGATGGGCTGCACCATCAAGCTGCTCGCCATCTGCGAGCGCTCCAAGGACGGTGCGTCGGTCACCGCGCGCGTGCACCCCGCGATGATCCCGCTGAGCCACCCGCTCGCCTCCGTGCGCGGCGCGTACAACGCCGTCTTCGTGGAGTCCGACGCGGCCGGCCAGCTGATGTTCTACGGTCCCGGCGCCGGCGGCGCCCCGACCGCCTCCGCCGTGCTCGGCGACCTCGTCGCCGTGTGCCGCAACCGACTCAACGGCGCAACGGGGCCCGGTGAGTCGGCGTACGCAGCTCTGCCGGTCTCGCCCATGGGCGAGGTCGTCACGCGCTACCACATCAGCCTGGACGTCGCGGACAAACCGGGTGTACTGGCCCAGGTCGCGACCGTGTTCGCCGAACACGGGGTGTCCATCGATACGGTTCGCCAGCAGGGCAAGGACGGCGAGGCCTCCCTCGTCGTCGTCACCCACCGCGCGTCCGACGCCTCCCTCACCGGGACCGTCGGGGCGCTGCGCAAGCTCGACACCGTGCGGGGTGTCGCCAGCATCATGCGGGTTGAAGGAGAGTAA
- a CDS encoding DALR anticodon-binding domain-containing protein — MGQEPTGQEPTGQEPTGQEPTGHGDARFGHGARRPVGGPLDPAADADRAINLRPAAITRPAVSPHTGAPVDTDTDTDAQGAAAPAIAAESAPALAPTARDDDHIGLGAQSYAGPADSPADTRPAAYADPAADAGPAANPGPVADPRPAVPPHPDAQGNPHPHPQRTPTLPTPLQTPLADHPRILAVAATHRAPDRLARHLVTVADAVLPFLPCVLPRGEEKPSAAHRARLALAEAAGTVLAGGLSLLGIDAPEHL, encoded by the coding sequence ATGGGTCAGGAGCCGACGGGTCAGGAGCCGACGGGTCAGGAGCCGACGGGGCAAGAGCCGACGGGCCACGGTGACGCCCGCTTCGGTCACGGTGCCCGGCGGCCGGTCGGCGGTCCCCTCGACCCCGCGGCCGACGCCGATCGTGCGATCAACCTCCGCCCCGCGGCCATCACCCGCCCCGCCGTCTCCCCGCACACCGGCGCCCCCGTCGACACCGACACCGACACCGACGCCCAAGGCGCCGCCGCTCCCGCCATCGCCGCCGAGTCCGCCCCCGCCCTGGCGCCGACGGCCCGCGACGACGACCACATCGGTCTCGGTGCCCAGTCGTACGCCGGTCCCGCCGACTCTCCGGCCGACACCCGCCCCGCGGCCTACGCCGATCCCGCAGCCGACGCCGGTCCCGCGGCCAACCCCGGCCCGGTGGCCGACCCCCGCCCCGCCGTCCCCCCGCACCCCGACGCCCAAGGCAACCCCCACCCCCACCCCCAGCGCACCCCCACCCTCCCCACCCCCCTCCAAACCCCCCTGGCCGACCACCCCCGCATCCTCGCCGTGGCCGCCACCCATCGCGCCCCGGATCGGCTTGCCCGGCATCTCGTCACCGTCGCCGATGCCGTGCTGCCGTTTCTGCCCTGTGTGCTTCCCCGTGGTGAGGAGAAACCCTCGGCCGCCCACCGGGCCCGGCTGGCTCTCGCCGAAGCCGCCGGGACGGTGCTGGCCGGCGGCCTCTCCCTGCTCGGCATCGACGCACCCGAACACCTCTGA
- a CDS encoding DUF2637 domain-containing protein, producing MRAHLVRVDAVLVQAVIAGALSFSHLHDLAEASGQGGWKAWAYPISVDLLLVAAWRRMRDQQRAGQPAGGPRLWFLVALVASLGANVATAGLLDLGHVPAALRVVVAGWPAVAFFGGTLLAHAPHGPEALAAPGDGANAAEESRAAPATADAPNRDALPAPPNDPEPAATATAAEPVAAPSPAPVPPVALPPVLIDRARALAEEHRSATGRPADPDAVRARLGLPPSMTASVAAHL from the coding sequence ATGCGTGCCCACCTGGTCCGCGTAGACGCCGTGCTCGTGCAGGCGGTCATTGCCGGGGCCCTGTCCTTCTCGCACCTGCACGATCTCGCCGAAGCGTCCGGACAGGGCGGGTGGAAGGCATGGGCCTACCCGATCAGCGTCGACCTGCTGCTGGTCGCCGCCTGGCGCCGGATGCGCGACCAGCAACGTGCCGGACAACCGGCCGGAGGACCGCGGCTGTGGTTCCTGGTCGCCCTTGTCGCGTCCCTCGGCGCCAATGTCGCCACCGCCGGTCTCCTCGACCTGGGCCACGTTCCCGCCGCGCTCCGCGTCGTCGTCGCCGGCTGGCCCGCTGTCGCCTTCTTCGGCGGAACGCTCCTGGCCCACGCCCCGCACGGTCCAGAAGCGCTGGCCGCACCGGGCGACGGTGCGAACGCGGCTGAGGAGTCGCGCGCGGCCCCGGCCACTGCCGATGCGCCCAACCGGGACGCGCTTCCGGCACCCCCCAACGACCCCGAACCCGCTGCTACGGCCACAGCCGCCGAACCGGTCGCCGCCCCCTCCCCGGCTCCCGTTCCCCCCGTCGCACTCCCGCCCGTCCTCATTGATCGCGCTCGTGCTCTGGCCGAGGAACACCGCTCGGCCACCGGTCGTCCCGCCGACCCCGATGCCGTACGCGCCCGGCTCGGCCTGCCCCCGTCCATGACCGCATCCGTCGCCGCCCACCTCTGA
- a CDS encoding PleD family two-component system response regulator: protein MGKTRTRWPERTYSRVVPGVSGRVLVVDDNKVIRQLIRVNLELEGLEVVTAADGAECLDVVHQVRPDLVTLDVVMPRLDGLRTAARLRADPRTHHLPLAIISACTQYEVETGLDVGVDAFLAKPFEPAELVRLVKDLIGRRDGHQQNGQGREGHRRHGQGGAGPEAEAGSGGDDDGGADSDGNGVSRDVDGVPDEVTFGG from the coding sequence GTGGGCAAAACCCGGACGCGGTGGCCGGAGCGGACCTACTCTCGAGTTGTGCCAGGCGTGTCGGGTCGGGTGCTTGTTGTGGACGACAACAAGGTCATCCGGCAGCTGATCAGGGTCAACCTTGAGCTGGAAGGGCTCGAGGTCGTGACCGCGGCCGATGGTGCCGAGTGTCTGGACGTGGTGCATCAGGTACGCCCCGACCTCGTGACCCTCGACGTCGTCATGCCCCGCCTCGACGGGCTGCGCACCGCCGCTCGGCTCCGTGCCGACCCCCGTACCCACCACCTTCCCCTCGCCATCATCAGCGCCTGCACGCAGTACGAGGTCGAGACCGGCCTCGACGTCGGCGTGGACGCGTTTCTCGCCAAGCCCTTCGAACCCGCCGAGCTCGTACGCCTCGTCAAGGACTTGATCGGGCGCCGTGACGGGCATCAGCAGAACGGGCAGGGGCGGGAAGGACACAGGCGTCACGGTCAGGGAGGGGCCGGTCCCGAGGCGGAAGCCGGCAGCGGCGGGGACGATGACGGCGGTGCTGATTCCGACGGCAACGGTGTGAGCCGTGACGTCGACGGTGTCCCGGACGAAGTTACCTTCGGCGGTTAG